Within the Thermosynechococcus sichuanensis E542 genome, the region AAGACCATCGTGTCCTCGTTTACCGTATATTAAAATAAAACACTAGGAAGAAGCGGGGAGTTAGCTCAGTTGGTAGAGCGTCGCGATCGCACCGCGAAGGTCAGGGATTCGAGTTCCCTACTCTCCATTGATTTTCAAGATCGCTGAAACTGGCTTCAGAAGCGAAAAATCCTTATCAGAGGTAGGTTTGGGGGGTGTTGTTAAGAAAAGCAAAATGTATATAAATGGTACTGAATATCGCTGAATGGCAAGGGAAAATTAGTCAAAGTTTAGGCAAGTTCCTTTGAGTGCGGCGCGTATCAATCAGGCTAATGGGCGGCTAAAAGCTGCTAGAGTCGGTCTCAAGATCGAGCAGATTGGAGACCGCCTTTACCTGCGAGGTACTTTGCCTCCCAAGCCGAATAGCGGTAAAACAAAACCCTACCAGCAGCGGATCGCCCTAGGAGTGCTCGCTAATCCTGCGGGAATCAGTTTCGCTGAGAAAGAAGCTCGTCGGATCGGCGTGCTGCTCGCTACTAAGCAGTTCAATTGGGCGGAGTTTGAGCGTGGTAAACCAGAAACAATAGCGGACTGGATAGGGCGTTTTCAGGAAGACTACTTTGCTACACGGGAACGCAACGATAAAACTGAAACTACTTGGGAGGGAGACTACCTCAAAGTTTTGCGCAAACTGCCTCCAGAGGCTCCGCTATCTTCGGAGTTGTTGCGGGAGGCAATCCTTGCCACTCCCCCTGATAGCAGAACTCGTAAGCGCACTTGCATGGTACTGGGGGCTTTGGCCAAGTTTGCCAACCTAGATTTGGACGTAAGCCGATACAGCGGTTCCTACTCTCCCAAGTCAACCGCTCCACGGAGCATTCCAGATGACTGTTTGATTGCGCAGTGTTATTACCAACTCGATAATCCTGCTTGGCGGTGGGTGTACGGCATGCTGGCCACTTACGGGCTGAGACCGCATGAGGTGTTTCGTCTGAATTTTGAGCGATTGAAGCGGGGGGAGCTGGTGCTGGAAGTTCTTGAGAATACCAAGACGGGATTCCGTCGCGTGTGGCCGTGTTATCCAGAGTGGTTTGAAGAATTCCGCCTAGCTCAAGTCCAGTTGCCCCGGATAAACACAAAAAGGCCCAACCTAGCAGTAGGTCGAGCCTGTAGTCAATATCTCTCAGCCAAACTTCCTTTTCGTCCTTACGATCTTAGGCGCGCTTGGGCGGTGCGGACACTTGCCTTTGGACTAGACCTGAGTTTGGCGGCTCAGCAGATGGGGCACTCGGTGCAAGTGCATTGTACGACTTATCACCGGTGGATCTCCGAACAGCATCATCAGGCTGCGTTTGAGGCGTTGATGTTGCGGGCTGATCGCCCAAAAGCACCAATCCTAAATCACTAGGCCAAAGGGTTGGCTCCTCCAGAAGACGCACTTGGAGCAAAAGTTAAAAAAGTGGGCTGATAGGTTGGTCAGGTTGGTCAGCCCTCTGCTGGAGCGCTTTTCAGGTTGGTCTAGGTTGGTCAAGGTCAAACGGTTGCCCGTTCAGTTCCAGTTCTGAGGTGAGTTCGTTCAGACGGAGGCGATCGCCCAGTATCTGTTTGGTCAGCAGAAAACGTTCTGCCAACTTGCAGCGCACGCTCTCAATCTGTAGGCGTTTCTCTTGCAGCGGCTTGCGCCAACTCTCAAAGGAGATCGCTCGGTCCAGCAGGTCCTGCAACAGAGCACGGCGATCGCCTTCTGGATGGGCGGCTAGGTAGTCATCAATCCCTTTTAGGGGGCCGTCAGGGAGCTGCACAATACGAACCACCGCCCCTTCAGCGGAAATGAGTCGCCCCAACCGCTCCAAGGCAAGTTTGACACCGTCCTTAAGCACCACGTCGTTGTCAAAGCATAGATACACCGTTCGACCTACTTGACAGAAGGCTTTCAGGCGATCTTGTAGTTTCCCCTCCTTCTGTCCGTTCCAAACGCCGGGGATGGACACACAGGCAATCCCTAAGCTCAAGACCGCTCCTGCTTTTTTCGCTCCCTCTGTAATTACCAAGGGTCGGGAAGGGTCTTGTAAAACCTCCTTCCAAAAG harbors:
- a CDS encoding DUF3854 domain-containing protein, producing the protein MADEIIERNVWTIEDSWDVDRLLNRNTKNRRKHSDHLVPCWAVKGIDPLGDSWDTWYGIQVKPDNPPLNGNGKPQKYLCPSDEEAQPLFLDCGGNFWKEVLQDPSRPLVITEGAKKAGAVLSLGIACVSIPGVWNGQKEGKLQDRLKAFCQVGRTVYLCFDNDVVLKDGVKLALERLGRLISAEGAVVRIVQLPDGPLKGIDDYLAAHPEGDRRALLQDLLDRAISFESWRKPLQEKRLQIESVRCKLAERFLLTKQILGDRLRLNELTSELELNGQPFDLDQPRPT
- a CDS encoding site-specific integrase; the encoded protein is MSAARINQANGRLKAARVGLKIEQIGDRLYLRGTLPPKPNSGKTKPYQQRIALGVLANPAGISFAEKEARRIGVLLATKQFNWAEFERGKPETIADWIGRFQEDYFATRERNDKTETTWEGDYLKVLRKLPPEAPLSSELLREAILATPPDSRTRKRTCMVLGALAKFANLDLDVSRYSGSYSPKSTAPRSIPDDCLIAQCYYQLDNPAWRWVYGMLATYGLRPHEVFRLNFERLKRGELVLEVLENTKTGFRRVWPCYPEWFEEFRLAQVQLPRINTKRPNLAVGRACSQYLSAKLPFRPYDLRRAWAVRTLAFGLDLSLAAQQMGHSVQVHCTTYHRWISEQHHQAAFEALMLRADRPKAPILNH